The stretch of DNA ctctcaaatcctccaaatccctaaaacttattaaaatccaaatccacaaaccgttttgaataacagtggatttttaagtagatttttaaatcatcaattcaataacagtggatttcctgagactttttaaaatccataattgaataacataggatttgtaaattttagacaaatcatttaaaatgttaagttgaatacacccctctAAGAAGGAGTGTCGATCTACATTGAGAGACAGTATCGGTCGACAACatgagccagtgtcggtcgacaccaatcttTTTCAGCAGTGGCTGATACttgtttcctttgtttgtttgtgtttgtttgttgcttgtttaacattggaatctcagttgcttgtctgtgtatagcccagtgatgggagaattgcctcactgagtgtttataaaatactcacgcatctcatatgtgttgtggtgcaggtaaatgcaaagtattatcgtggaatcagggctatgaagaggaggatgttctagaggctcggttgTTTGCTTTGTGTCTTTTttaggatgctagagtggaacTTAGTGGTATAGAACGaatgttaggattgctggttttatgatttgttttatgttttgaattattGCTGGAATGATGTTATGTTTGATGATTGGTTTAtgggattttattttttggttatccgctgttattttttttggtaggttgctagtgagtatgagatcactagagtaaatcccctatatattaatagagaagcactttCACACAAAAAACTGAGGTGTCGCGCTCACAGAGCTCCTAtaccttttttaataaatgctcttacttttcattattatttacatacatATGCCATTGGAATATTATGaggcaatatatatattttttttaattttacctttccattaataaaaagaaagtcTTTAATACAAGGCAAAAGCCCAAGACGGCCGCAggcccaacaaaaaaaataaaaagatacaaGCTTACCTAAAGCTTACCCGTAGGTGACTTCACCCTGTTGCCAAAAAAACGGTTGCGGAAATGAACTGCAGAGACAAGAGGTCACAAGAAGAGGCTGAACCATGTAATTAGCAAGGTTTGGTTTTGAGTCTGGTGGAGCGTATAGATGGAAAGAGGCAAAAGACGAGCTCGGATGAGAGTTTGAATCTCCTTGATAATGACTGTGGCGGGTTTGGACTGAGCAGAGTGAATTTGCTGATTCCGCTCCTTCCATATATGATAGATTGAAGCTTGGAAAGCGAGCTTTAGGATTGTAGCTAAGTTACCATTTGATGAGGCAGAGTGAATCCATAGGAGGCAAGGCATGAACTGAGTAGGAGGGGACACCCGTGCCCTGATAGTGAAGAAGGTCCATATTGAAGCACTGTACTCACACTGGAAGAACAGATGGTCCCTGGACTCAGGGTGAGTATCGCACAGGGGACAAAGTGCAGGAACATTTAGCCCCCAGTTCCGCAATCTGTCTCTTGTGTGAAGACGGTTCCACGCCGCAACCCAGCAGATAAACGCATGTTTGGGGATTCTGTGTTTGAACCAGACTGACTTGTGCCAAGGAACTCGATTTCCAGGGGGGTTTAGTGCTAACCATGTCTTGCTCGTGGAAAACATGTCAGAAGGGGGACTCTGATTAGTCTTCCATAGGTAAGTATCATCGTGTTGGCACTGAAGCATCTCCCCAGGATCAGGAAGAATAGATTTGATCATGACAACGACCTGATTTCTACTTCGACTGGTAGCAACCCACCAATCCTGTCCCCGGATGGCATCACGTACAACAGCATGCAAAGGCAACCCGACAATCTGAGGGGCGTTAGGACCTGTAAGATCGAGGAGAGGCCCCAAGCCGGTCCAGTTGTCATACCAAAAGCTTGCAGTCTCTCCTGAGCCCACAACACAGACAATGAAAGATTTTGCAAGAGGTCTTAACTTGCAcaacctcctccaaatccaGCTACCTGTCGAAGCAGGATTTAGATCCCAGAAGTTCCAGTTCCGGATGAGGTTCCGTCGAACCCAGTCGCAGTAAAAAGTAACCAAATGAGCTTCAATGCAAGGACTTTATTCCAAGAGGTTAATCTTCTGAGGCCCAACCCTCCACATTCTTTAGAGGTGCAAACAATCTCCCAAGAAATCTTTGCGCCTCGAGCAGAGTTTGGAGCTCCATTCCAAAGAAATGCATTACACATTTGTTCAAGCTTTGAAAGGCATTGGTTGGGAAGGATGAAGACCGAAGTCTAGAAGTTGATGGTAGAGTATATGACTGATTTGAGAAGCTGAAGCCTACCCGCGAAGGAGAGGTGTCTGACTGTCCAAGAGGagaactttttatttattctgtCGATCAGATTATGAGccaatatttttctattagtttttaaaaatgaaagatttaatcaactattaaatccgaaaatgtatttaattatcatttttataatctatttacttattaaaaataaattacatttcacaaacaagaaaaaaatattcatttatttaccacttttatcgttttctcattgcatttttaaacttaggattagtttaaattaaatcgattagtctaaaaatattggtttatctatttaatggtatagtaatatatataataatgtgaaacataaaatatatgaatttgagatttagaaacacaaaaaaacatcaaaactttctacaccaccttaaattcttttccaactttaaatatttcacgggtgaaacgtattttacaaaaaataaatgcaaatttaaataaacaaacaaaacattacttacatattttgttatatacaaacgaatcttaaatttcaaataataattttactcataatattttatttaaatcgatttatcccaCATTATGTGCGGGTTGGTACCTAGAaggatattaacaaaaaaaaaacaggtcggaTTGTTTCAAGGTGGAACTTCGATTATCAACGTTTTGGAAGAAGGAAACAAGCAATTTTTAGAGTAGTTGAAGATGGCAAGtgaacaaagacaacaacagtTGGGGATTCAAAGTAAATATTTTGCTTTGAAAGagctaaaagaagaaaacaaaattttattttgtgacttgAATACTCTACATCCAAATGTTCATGGATATTTTGAGGCTGAACAAGCACGGATTATAAAAAAGTAGAATGATCAACACCAAAACCAACAAGCTCCTCCTCCATCTACTTCGTTTGGTTCGTTTGGACAATATTTTAGCGATATTGGCCGATCCCAAAGTAATTTACCAAATTATTAAGTTATtcgtttttgttatattaaaataattattataaaatgaacaaaaataaaatttattatatatatatataaatatttataagattttatattattatcttttgcaaatggtagtcttgatattttagaataaatatttatactaaaaattctaaaatttatattattagttcttaaaaatacttattttgtttattttggtcataaacaaaagaatttaaagattaaaaatattactttgcaaataaaatagttcacctctatttatagagaaaaaaaatagagttctcgtatatatagagaaaaaaatagcaatctctattatagaggtgaaaatagagatgGATTGGAACATAATATTCTTCTATAATAGAGTTCAGGGACAAAAATAGAGGTggattggagatgctctaagaaAACTAGACAAATATTCAAagtcataatataaaaaagagaccaaaattgATTCTATTATCTCAGTTTATTGATCCTTCCACGCATACTTGGTGTCGGGATCGGCTCATTGAGCATTTCGATCatgtggatgtttttttttattcaggcTATTCCGCTGAGTAGTTGTCCGCAAGCGGATTCCTTTGGATGGCATTTTACAAAGTCTGGTaaatatacggttaaatcagggTATAACACAGCGCGGTTTGGTATCCCTAGCACTTTCAAAGCTCTTGGGTCGGGACCAGATATCACCCCTCTTCTCGCTGGGGTTTGGAAAGTTCAGTGTCCACCTaagataaaacattttatatggcAAGTTCTCACTGGCTGTATTTCTGTTTCAGCGAACCTGAAACGGCGGGGGTTTGCTTGTGATGTCGGATGTTCGAGATGTTGGGCGGAGGAGGAAACGATTAATCATGCTATTTTTGTCTGTCCGCCAGCACGTCAGGTTTGGGCTCTGGCCCATGTACTGGTGGGTCCTCAGAATTTTCCGATAGAGTCTATCTACTCTAATGTAGATCATTTTCTAGGGCGTAATAATCCGGGTTCACAGGTTGAGTCTTTCCCTTGGCTcatgtggtacatttggaaagcaagaaatGCTAAGGTTTTTGAAAATCAGGTGGATCATCCTGATGAAGTGGTGCGGTTGGCGGAAGGGGATGCGTCCTCTTGGTTTCAGGCTCAGGCGGAAGCCGGGGATTTGGAGTGCCCATCCACTCTTTCCTTCTCTCCTCCTACGTCTCAGGGGAGtaatttttctcttcctttggtTTACTCGGGGTATCGATGCTTTGTTGACAGCTCTTGGAAAGAGTCTGATTGTTTTTCAGGTGCAGGATGGTGTTGTACTTCTGTACAGAGAGAGTCCCCGCTACTCGGAGCTACCAACTACAGGCGCAGTCTTTCCCTGCTTCACGCTGAAGTTGAAGCTTTTCTGTGGGCCATGCGATGTATGATTGGCCATGATTTCCGGGATGGGACTTTCATTACGGACTGTTCCGACTTGGTGAAGTtggtgtcttctcctcacgACTAGCCGGCCTTTGTACCATACTTAGACGACATAAAGATGGACAGGGAGgagttatcttctttttctttgatttatgtttctcGTAACGCTAATGTTAGGGCGGATTCCTTAGCACGCCAAGCACACGCAAGTCTGCACCATatattgtttgtaaacaatttccctccaaattggctcgtttgagctaattcttttgttgaaaaaaaaagagaccaaaatgattctgaatacaaatgagcaggaaccttgatttatcaaactttgaattttaaaagttttatgtggTTTATTACGGTTTTTATTCTAAAGAATTTTAacctttaaaaactttaaaattttcaaatgtctaaaatttaaaaaaaaattaaagattataaatatttcaatttttaaaatatttaaattttataaaacaacgTTTAAgatataaagtttaaatattataaatatttcaatttctaGAAGATAAACttcattaaaacattaaaatttaataatattgatatatcatggtttttgtggtttttaaccatgatataaagagtctttagagtcttttgatttattttctaggatgttttgagtctttacaggttttctaggattttggcatgaaaggagcaaaatgaagcaattagagagattttggagcaattcatcaaggaagagaagttggtgtcgatcgacactgccttagcatcgattgACACCCTTGTTTGTCTACAAGAAaagccaaatttggaagttttacaaagttgcccaaagttttccatatttgcaataTTAGctcctgacgtgttttaggacatataaatagtatttttaggttttccaaaccattaagttgtattctatcaagttttaattTTCCTGCaacctgagagatttttgagagctattggagagagaTATGAACTCTTTGAAAGAAGACTTTCTaaactccttcttactctttttaatttcaattgcttattat from Camelina sativa cultivar DH55 chromosome 9, Cs, whole genome shotgun sequence encodes:
- the LOC109126437 gene encoding uncharacterized protein LOC109126437, with product MCNAFLWNGAPNSARGAKISWEIVCTSKESHLVTFYCDWVRRNLIRNWNFWDLNPASTGSWIWRRLCKLRPLAKSFIVCVVGSGETASFWYDNWTGLGPLLDLTGPNAPQIVGLPLHAVMLQCQHDDTYLWKTNQSPPSDMFSTSKTWLALNPPGNRVPWHKSVWFKHRIPKHAFICWVAAWNRLHTRDRLRNWGLNVPALCPLCDTHPESRDHLFFQCEYSASIWTFFTIRARVSPPTQFMPCLLWIHSASSNGNLATILKLAFQASIYHIWKERNQQIHSAQSKPATVIIKEIQTLIRARLLPLSIYTLHQTQNQTLLITWFSLFL